The genomic DNA TACTGCTgcagtttaattatttgttcattttattttctatttttacatAACACTtttttaaagcattgttggttatatgcttgtaagtaagcatttcactgtaaggtctactacacttgttgtattcggcacgtgacaaataaaatgtgaattGATTAGAAACATGAACCTTTTAAATGTAATAGTTGTGGCAGTTATCCCAGCTCCGGCCTTGCAGGGCAGCAGTGTCTTGTCTTATTGTTTACCTGGGTAATAAGATGTGTGTCGAGATGATCAACTAAAAGCTCCAGGGCCATAAGACAACCGGAAGTATTGGCTTTGTGCCCCTCTAAACtagctgtccctctgtccctctccagagTGTCTGTTGGAAGTCCCCTGTCACTGGAACTACCGTCCAGACCACTGTATCTACGGCAGTAACTGTGGCTCCGCGGAGGAGGAGGGTATCTTTATCCTGCACGGGAACAGAGGAGTGTACCATGACCTCAAACAGCCTGCCTTCAGGGCCGTCTACGACGCCATACGACAGGTAAACTAAACGATCACAGATCAGTGTATTCTACGACGCCATACGACAGGTAAACCAAACGATCACAGATCAGTGTATTCTACGACGCCATACGACAGGTAAACTAAACGATCACAGATCAGTGTAGTCTACGACGCCATACGACAGGTAAACTAAACGATCACAGATCAGTGTATTCTACGACGCCATACGACAGGTAAACCAAACGATCACAGATCAGTGTATTCTACGACGCCATACGACAGGTAAACTAAACGATCACAGATCAGTGTAGTCTACGACGCCATACGACAGGTAAATTAAACGATCACAGATCAGTGTAGTCTACGACACCATACGACAGGTAAACTAAACGATCACAGATCAGTGTAGTCTACGACTCCGTACGACAGGTAAACTAAGCGATCACAGATCAGTGTAGTCTACGACACCGCACGACAGGTAAACTAAGCGATCACAGATCAGTGTAGTCTACGACGCCATACGACAGGTAAACTAAGTGATCACAGATCAGTGTAGTCTACGACGCCATACGACAGGTAAACTAAGCGATCACAGATCAGTGTAGTCTACGACACCATACGAAAGGTAGGCTAAAAGATCAAAGATCTACGACGCCAAATGACAGGTAGGCTAAACGATCACAGATCAGTATTTCAGCCCGCCTTCTGGGCCGTCTACGATGCCATACGACAGGTAAACTCAACGATCACAGATAAGGGTTTACAGATGGGAAAACAACTTGATTGTCTTTCATTGATTGTGTGTTAGATGTGTAAGGAACTGTTTGTTTGTGCGTCCAGACCACGTCTATGCAGATCTCCACAAGGTTTAGTGTTGAGCGAAACAGATTTCCTCATCAGGATGTGTTCTAACTGATCACAGTTGTTTTAATGATATCGCCGACACTGGGCATTTGTTTAATGACATCATCAATGTCCAGGTTCGTATTGCTTTCCTATAACTAAGGGTCGAGCGTCTATCAGAAAGATGCCTGGTCAATATTTCGTCCTTGCCTCTCAGTacgcctgacacacacacacacacacacctcatacataaTATGTGAGAGTATTAAAGCCACAGTTAAACCAAGGCCCAGGAAAGAGCAGTAAAGTTTTAGTGCTGATGGTTCATGTAGAGCCTCCACTGGCACAGTGCTCCGTCATCCTCataaaaacaacacacacattgGAAATGGAGCTCTATGGCCGGGGGGGCGGGGCTTCACTTTTAGTAACCCGATATCAGGGACTAAACCAAACGAGAGGACGTAAAATAGTCATCCCCTTTGATTTCCTGTGAGGGCTGTAAAGGTACTTCCGTTATTGGGAAGAGGAGACTGATTGTGTCTGTAGTTGGACCGAGGAGGATAATAAGGTGGGatttttctctctctacatcaCCTCAGCAGCTTCATGGACATTTATTCCAAGGAAAAGAAAGGTTGGAAGTCTTTCTTAGGCTTTATACAACTATTAAACATGTTTCACTACCTGTCTATTTGATCACACATTAAAAGCAGGCAATGATGTGAATTGTAAAATGGTGAATTGTACTGATTGTAAGACGCTCTGTATAAGAGCTTCTgccaaatgactaaaatgtaatgaaTTTATGGCCACAGCTGCAGTAGATATCTAGAAGTGTGGACTTCACGTAGTGGCTGTTTGATAACAGAATGCTCTATGTCTCAGTACTCATTTAGGGAGGATCCTGTGAGCTCTCTGCTGGTCCCACTGGAAGAAGAGCTGTTGAAGACGACCCGTTCATACTGTGGTAAATCACATGTTCTGTTTACTAAGAGACTGGCTCACAGCCTGGCCAACGTCAACAGAGATGCTCAGCGTCCACATGGATGGTAGTCTGAAGTCCTGGGCCTCCAGGCTGTCCTATAGTGTTGTCATGTTCAGAGGTGGTAGCCTGGGTTCTGTTCATTAGAGCACACTGTAGCAAACCTTTTGCTACGGATAACTAAAATgggcgtttcttattggacaagttgagCTAGTGCCTACTCTGTTTCATTTTGTCGTCTTCTGTTTCAAGAATACTTGGCACCTACAGCTACATGGCTGAATgaatttatttatacattttatttaactggacaagtcggttaagaacaaattttaaTTTTACAATATCAGCCTACCCCgggcaaaccctcccctaacccggacgatgctgggccagttgtgggccaccctatgggactcctgatcacggctggttgtgggccaccctatgggactcccggtcacggccggttgtgatacagcccggaatcAAACCAAGGTctctagtgacgcctctagcattgagatgcagtgtcttagaccacttcGCCACTCGGGAGGAAGAGACGAGATGGATGTTGGTGACTTCATATGCAGGAGATACATACTGTGTGAAGAATGATGTCGCTGTCATCACTACAGATCCCACATCTTGTTCAGCGTTTCTCTGGTCATAGTCATCTGTATAGGAGGCTATATGACATTTCCAATGCTGCCGAGGCTCCTCTTTAACAGTGCTGTCTGCTGTATTCAAGAGGCCTTGCTCTCCATATTGGAGAATGTGGTCTTATCCGGCCTGCAGAACATGACTAAACTCAATCAGCCTTCCTAAGCTCAATGGTACCTCTCCTATTGACAAAGAGCTACTCTGAGCCCTCTGCCATAATGTGGACAGCATAGTGCCATGGGAGAAGAGGAAGGCACAGACAGGAAGCTGTTTTGGAGTTGGCTTGATCGAAAATGCACTTTTTCAATGGCAGTCTGTTATTAGTCTTTCCCCTTTCTACTTTAAGATAAGAGGAACAAGATACGGATTCATGTGACTTCTGGATGTTTACAGTTTATTGTCGTTCTTTAGGTTTtgtgtcaatttgtttacttCAGAAATAGTTACAACCAGTACTTGTCTTtgtgtgttattttgtttgtGAAGGTTTTATTAGATGTGGTATGGATGAAGCCGTCCGGGGATGGATCTGTTTCAGACACATTGTCAGACATTTATACCAGTCTTTATTACTCTGATGTTCTGCTCAATTCCCTCCTTTAAACATGCTGGAACATTGTCTTTGAAGAACCACTTTACTCTGCAGTCAGTCAGTTTTCATGTGTTGTTCAGGCGACAGATCGGTACATTCATTTGCGTTGTGTTTTATAACTAATGCCAAAGTTCTTTTCACTGTTGAATGTATATTTGAAACATTGACCGTCAAAACAAACAACTTCCTTCTGTCTGTCAGAATGATCTTGAAAATGTTTAGTTATTTTTACAATACATATCTTCCTAATGATTACTTTGTGTATTTTTTATGTGTAAACAGGTAAATGCAGTATATTTTGTACCAGAAAGGTAGTACTCTGTCTGCCACTGTATCTTAACCAACACGAAATGTATTCTGTTAAATCCAGTAGTACACAATTTGACAGCTTGCCACCAGATGGCAGCATTGCTGCATCATGAACAGCAGTTAGCTGGACTAGAGGAGAGACTGTCAGGTTCACCTATTACATGGAGGGGGATTCATGACTAAATGTGGGACAAATGTACACCGTTAACTAAATGTATGCCGTCAAAATATCTATGCAGCAATAATGTTATGGGGCGCTGCC from Oncorhynchus tshawytscha isolate Ot180627B unplaced genomic scaffold, Otsh_v2.0 Un_contig_10433_pilon_pilon, whole genome shotgun sequence includes the following:
- the LOC112236005 gene encoding glucoside xylosyltransferase 1-like, producing KPRPVSQLVAQRVAPQFASPTLLPKKDKKDRTDQEKNDKEPTVKKNNHKKMRPRNDMASVGLRWEELLMPLLQKYKLNMTWGDQDLLNIIFHHNPECLLEVPCHWNYRPDHCIYGSNCGSAEEEGIFILHGNRGVYHDLKQPAFRAVYDAIRQYSFREDPVSSLLVPLEEELLKTTRSYCGKSHVLFTKRLAHSLANVNRDAQRPHGW